A DNA window from Hordeum vulgare subsp. vulgare chromosome 1H, MorexV3_pseudomolecules_assembly, whole genome shotgun sequence contains the following coding sequences:
- the LOC123426972 gene encoding uncharacterized protein LOC123426972 isoform X2, producing MPRGVELGGLPRRGVSHALGAELAVLPLRGALLKEKFKLIRANDDATVLDALSLSTPKIRLLRSLTVEKKNSVQA from the exons GAGTCGAGTTGGGTGGGCTTCCAAGGAGAGGAGTATCCCATGCATTAGGAGCCGAGCTGGCTGTGCTTCCATTGAGAGGAGCACTCCTGAAG GAAAAGTTCAAGCTCATACGAGCCAACGACGATGCTACTGTGTTGGATGCTCTCTCACTCAGCACCCCCAAGATCAGACTGCTTCGCAGCTTGACAGTCGAAAAGAAGAACTCTGTTCAG GCCTAA